A stretch of Streptomyces vietnamensis DNA encodes these proteins:
- a CDS encoding GAF domain-containing sensor histidine kinase yields MSHRPSSGLAAVSTALLAMSRHLEVRDVLKTIVASARELLDAEYAALGVPDDHGGFAQFVVDGVSDEQWKAIGPLPRQHGILASMLHRAEPERLADVRKDPRFEGWPDAHPEMSDFLGLPVRDGDEILGALFLANKRCPKPDGGCGFTAEDEALLSILAQHAAIALTNARLYERSRELTIAEERSRLAHELHDAVSQKLFSLRLTAQAAAALVDRDPARAKGELQQVAALAAEAADELRAAVVELRPAALDEDGLVHTLRTQIQVLDRAHSARVTFESPGTRALPAAQEEAVLRVAQEALHNALRHADAKLVAVSLTRSGQGARLTVTDDGKGFDPRTVRSAGRHLGLVSMRDRASGVGGRLTVTSAPDRGTTIEMEVPGG; encoded by the coding sequence ATGAGCCATCGACCGAGCTCCGGCCTGGCCGCCGTGAGCACCGCCCTCCTGGCGATGAGCCGCCACCTGGAGGTCCGCGACGTCCTCAAGACGATCGTGGCCTCCGCCCGCGAGCTGCTCGACGCCGAGTACGCGGCCCTGGGCGTCCCCGACGACCACGGCGGCTTCGCCCAGTTCGTCGTCGACGGCGTCAGCGACGAGCAGTGGAAGGCGATCGGCCCCCTGCCCCGCCAGCACGGCATCCTCGCCTCGATGCTCCACAGGGCCGAGCCCGAGCGGCTCGCCGACGTCCGCAAGGACCCCCGCTTCGAGGGCTGGCCGGACGCCCACCCCGAGATGTCCGACTTCCTCGGCCTGCCCGTCAGGGACGGCGACGAGATCCTCGGCGCCCTCTTCCTCGCGAACAAGCGCTGCCCCAAGCCCGACGGCGGCTGCGGGTTCACCGCCGAGGACGAGGCGCTCCTCTCGATCCTCGCCCAGCACGCGGCCATCGCCCTGACCAACGCCCGGCTGTACGAGCGCAGCCGTGAGCTCACCATCGCCGAGGAGCGCTCCCGCCTGGCCCACGAGCTGCACGACGCCGTCAGCCAGAAACTGTTCTCGCTCCGGCTGACCGCCCAGGCCGCCGCCGCCCTCGTCGACCGCGACCCGGCCCGCGCCAAGGGCGAGCTCCAACAGGTCGCCGCGCTCGCCGCCGAGGCCGCCGACGAGCTGCGCGCCGCCGTCGTCGAGCTCCGGCCCGCCGCCCTCGACGAGGACGGCCTCGTCCACACGCTCCGCACCCAGATCCAGGTCCTCGACCGCGCCCACTCCGCCCGGGTCACCTTCGAGAGCCCGGGGACCCGGGCCCTGCCGGCCGCCCAGGAGGAGGCCGTCCTGCGGGTCGCCCAGGAGGCCCTGCACAACGCCCTGCGGCACGCGGACGCGAAGCTCGTCGCGGTCTCCCTCACCCGCAGCGGCCAGGGCGCGCGGCTCACCGTCACCGACGACGGCAAGGGCTTCGACCCGCGTACGGTCCGCAGCGCCGGCCGCCACCTCGGCCTGGTCTCCATGCGGGACCGGGCGAGCGGTGTCGGCGGCAGACTCACGGTGACCTCGGCCCCGGACCGGGGCACCACGATCGAGATGGAGGTCCCCGGTGGCTGA
- a CDS encoding SDR family NAD(P)-dependent oxidoreductase: MAVAIVTGASRGLGRALAAALAGRGWDLVLDARTAEVLEESAAAARARGARVVGLAGDVTDAAHRAKLVAAARELGGLDLLVNNAGILGAEPLVPLDSHSLDGFRAALEVNVVAPLGLLQEALPLLRTAPAGAVINLSSDAAAEAYRTWGAYGATKAALDQLSAVLAVEEPGLRVWWVDPGGMRTDMLAAAEPGEDLSGTPAPAEVAPVFLRLLDERPASGRYSAPAFLEA; the protein is encoded by the coding sequence ATGGCTGTCGCGATCGTCACGGGGGCGTCGAGGGGTCTGGGGCGGGCGCTGGCCGCCGCGCTTGCCGGGCGGGGCTGGGACCTGGTGCTCGACGCCCGTACGGCGGAGGTGCTGGAGGAGAGCGCGGCGGCGGCACGCGCGCGTGGCGCCCGGGTGGTGGGGCTGGCGGGGGACGTGACGGACGCGGCGCACCGGGCGAAGCTCGTCGCGGCGGCGCGGGAGCTCGGCGGGCTCGATCTGCTCGTGAACAACGCGGGGATCCTGGGCGCCGAGCCGCTCGTACCGCTCGACAGCCACTCCCTCGACGGGTTCCGGGCCGCCCTGGAGGTCAACGTGGTGGCTCCGCTGGGGCTGCTGCAGGAGGCGCTGCCGCTGCTGCGCACGGCGCCCGCCGGTGCGGTGATCAATCTGAGCTCGGACGCGGCGGCGGAGGCGTACCGGACCTGGGGCGCGTACGGGGCGACGAAGGCGGCGCTCGACCAGCTGTCGGCGGTGCTCGCGGTGGAGGAGCCGGGGCTGCGGGTCTGGTGGGTGGACCCGGGCGGGATGCGGACGGACATGCTGGCTGCGGCGGAGCCCGGCGAGGACCTGTCGGGGACGCCCGCTCCGGCCGAGGTCGCTCCCGTCTTCCTGCGGCTGCTCGACGAGCGGCCGGCGAGCGGCCGGTACTCGGCGCCGGCCTTCCTGGAGGCGTGA
- a CDS encoding S-adenosylmethionine:tRNA ribosyltransferase-isomerase, with protein MALAVRVPTELSARVPAEQRGPGRGRDDVRLLVSRGEAVSHHSFRELPVLLRAGDVLVVNTSTTLAAAVDGRLGPEPGGEPVVVHFSTRGDDGRWAVELRTPEPSGSTRPRGGGPAGAVVRLPGGGRLVLAGPLVPGSGRLWWARVSVDVPGLLGGYGRPIRYGYTERDQPLSAYRTVFARPSPDGSGSAEMPSAGRPFTARLVAELVDRGVRIAPLSLHTGVASAEAHEPPYPERFEVPAATAALVNAARAGGGRVIAVGTTVVRALESAAVGPAGRTGPGPAGSRPGGAPGASGAGSGGPGAGAGLGGPGEGTGAGSGGSVRAVGAGGPGEGTGAGSGGVVRAVRGWTDLVVTPARGVRVVDGLLTGLHEPEASHLLMLEAVAGRPALRSAYAAAVRGRYLWHEFGDVHLLLPEEGPHPPHC; from the coding sequence ATGGCACTGGCCGTGCGGGTGCCGACGGAGCTGTCGGCACGGGTGCCGGCCGAGCAGCGGGGGCCCGGGCGGGGCCGGGACGACGTACGGCTGCTCGTGTCGCGGGGCGAGGCGGTGTCGCACCACTCCTTCAGGGAGCTGCCCGTGCTGCTGCGGGCCGGGGACGTGCTCGTCGTCAACACGTCGACGACGCTGGCGGCGGCCGTGGACGGGCGGCTCGGCCCCGAGCCCGGCGGGGAGCCGGTGGTGGTGCACTTCTCGACCCGCGGGGACGACGGGCGGTGGGCCGTGGAGCTGCGGACTCCGGAGCCGTCGGGCAGTACGCGCCCGCGTGGGGGCGGGCCGGCGGGGGCGGTCGTACGGCTGCCCGGAGGGGGGCGGCTCGTGCTCGCGGGTCCGCTGGTGCCCGGGAGCGGGCGGCTGTGGTGGGCGCGGGTGAGCGTGGACGTGCCGGGGCTGCTCGGGGGGTACGGGCGGCCCATCCGGTACGGGTACACGGAGCGGGACCAGCCCCTGTCGGCGTACCGGACGGTCTTCGCGCGGCCCTCCCCCGACGGGTCGGGCTCGGCGGAGATGCCGAGCGCGGGGCGGCCCTTCACGGCCCGTCTCGTGGCGGAGCTGGTCGACCGGGGCGTACGGATCGCTCCGCTCTCCCTTCATACGGGCGTGGCGTCGGCGGAGGCGCACGAGCCGCCGTACCCGGAGCGCTTCGAGGTCCCGGCGGCGACGGCGGCCCTGGTGAACGCGGCGCGGGCCGGGGGCGGCCGGGTGATCGCGGTGGGGACGACGGTGGTGCGGGCACTGGAGTCGGCGGCGGTCGGACCGGCCGGGCGGACGGGGCCCGGCCCGGCGGGCAGCCGCCCGGGGGGTGCGCCGGGGGCAAGCGGGGCGGGGTCCGGTGGGCCGGGGGCGGGTGCGGGGCTCGGTGGGCCGGGAGAGGGGACGGGTGCGGGGTCCGGTGGCTCAGTGCGGGCCGTGGGGGCCGGTGGGCCGGGAGAGGGGACGGGTGCGGGGTCCGGTGGGGTGGTGCGGGCCGTGCGGGGGTGGACCGATCTCGTGGTGACTCCCGCGCGTGGGGTGCGCGTCGTGGACGGGCTGCTCACCGGGCTGCACGAGCCGGAGGCCTCGCATCTGCTGATGCTGGAGGCGGTCGCCGGGCGGCCCGCGCTGCGGAGCGCGTACGCCGCCGCGGTGCGGGGCCGCTACCTCTGGCACGAGTTCGGCGACGTCCATCTCCTCCTCCCGGAGGAGGGGCCTCACCCTCCGCATTGCTGA
- a CDS encoding transglycosylase SLT domain-containing protein, whose protein sequence is MSANTPGHSRGLKKTHKATIAGVAALGAAAITLSLVPGNHGTTETEPQALSGTQQVAWSYDANSPQAKALAASLDKQQDAISLKAKQEAEAKAKAAAAKAAAAAKAKAAAKAEAAAKAKADALAKAKAKAVAEAKAKAAVKKRAAEKAAANRSVARKPVFANNLDGWIREALYIMDKHNIPGTYNGLHRNIMRESSGNPYAINNWDINAINGVPSKGLLQVIYPTFKAYHIPGTKFDQYDPVANIVAAANYAADRYGSIDNVNSAY, encoded by the coding sequence ATGTCTGCGAACACCCCTGGCCACAGTCGTGGTCTGAAGAAGACCCACAAGGCCACGATCGCCGGCGTCGCCGCTCTGGGCGCCGCAGCCATCACGCTCTCCCTCGTGCCGGGCAACCACGGCACCACCGAGACCGAGCCGCAGGCTCTCTCGGGCACCCAGCAGGTCGCCTGGTCGTACGACGCGAACAGCCCGCAGGCGAAGGCGCTGGCCGCCAGCCTCGACAAGCAGCAGGACGCGATCAGCCTGAAGGCCAAGCAGGAGGCGGAGGCGAAGGCCAAGGCCGCCGCCGCCAAGGCCGCCGCCGCTGCCAAGGCCAAGGCCGCCGCCAAGGCCGAGGCCGCCGCGAAGGCGAAGGCCGACGCCCTGGCCAAGGCCAAGGCGAAGGCCGTGGCCGAGGCGAAGGCCAAGGCCGCCGTGAAGAAGCGCGCCGCCGAGAAGGCCGCCGCGAACCGTTCCGTCGCCCGCAAGCCGGTCTTCGCGAACAACCTCGACGGCTGGATCCGCGAGGCGCTCTACATCATGGACAAGCACAACATCCCGGGCACCTACAACGGCCTGCACCGGAACATCATGCGCGAGTCCAGCGGCAACCCGTACGCCATCAACAACTGGGACATCAACGCCATCAACGGCGTCCCGTCCAAGGGCCTGCTCCAGGTGATCTACCCGACGTTCAAGGCGTACCACATCCCCGGCACCAAGTTCGACCAGTACGACCCGGTCGCCAACATCGTCGCCGCCGCCAACTACGCGGCCGACCGCTACGGCTCGATCGACAACGTCAACAGCGCGTACTGA
- a CDS encoding FHA domain-containing protein, whose product MGHGVPELVLELNGRTWTLDPSRSYTLGRDPQGDLVIDDARVSWRHATISWGGRNWVIEDHGSTNGTFVQGQRVHQVEIGPGSAVHLGNATDGPRLNLAATGAAAPQQQAPQQQAPVQQAPAHQPVGAAAAQADWATHQAPPQQAPQQNWQQPPVQQPPVQPQVPHQQGPAQGHPGGAAGAPSPYGDHRSPTTFYQLDLGRVMRIGRALENELVVSDLQVSRHHAEFHATPDGRFEIRDLGSHNGTYVNGQPIPKGGTALLGPQDIVGVGHSTFRIVGGQLEEFVDTGSVSFSARHLTVTVDGGKQILKDVTFGVPEKSLIGVIGPSGSGKSTLLKALTGYRPANEGDVLYDNRSLYKQFAELRQRIGLVPQDDILHKELTVQKALRYAAKLRFPGDTAAAEREARIDEVLRELKLDIHKEKKVTSLSGGQRKRVSVALELLTKPSLIFLDEPTSGLDPGMDRDVMQLLRGLADDGRTVLVVTHSVAELGLCDKLLVMAPGGSVAYFGPPEEALNFFGYSTWADVFSAFENYRDYDWAGRWKGSQHYQMYAADIDAVAAQPVQMPQQAMARPPKPQGWGSQLWTLIRRYVSVIASDKGFMALMVILPAVLGAVSVVIPADFGLGKPTPPSRFNGDAGTIMLILAVGMCFSGAANSVRELIKERVIYERERAVGLSRSAYLMSKVIVLGVITAFQGVIICGIGFSTRALPEEGLFMPPAVELCVQVIALGLTSMMVGLVISALVKTAEKTMPLLVMFAIIQVVFTGILFQVYGSPGLEQFAWLMPSRWGIAGAGTTLDLAHLMPPWDHKDPTNVDSLWEHTAGQWSLDLGIQLLMATVCCVLVARLLRRHEPEVMRK is encoded by the coding sequence GTGGGGCATGGAGTGCCAGAACTCGTACTGGAATTGAACGGCAGGACCTGGACGCTCGATCCGTCCCGGTCGTACACCCTGGGCAGGGACCCGCAGGGTGACCTGGTCATCGACGATGCCAGGGTCTCGTGGCGCCACGCCACCATCAGCTGGGGCGGCCGGAACTGGGTCATCGAGGACCACGGCTCCACGAACGGCACCTTCGTCCAGGGGCAGAGGGTCCACCAGGTGGAGATCGGCCCCGGTTCGGCCGTACACCTGGGCAACGCCACCGACGGGCCGCGGCTGAACCTCGCCGCCACCGGCGCGGCCGCCCCGCAGCAGCAGGCGCCTCAGCAGCAGGCCCCGGTCCAGCAGGCCCCGGCCCACCAGCCCGTCGGCGCGGCCGCCGCCCAGGCCGACTGGGCCACGCACCAGGCGCCGCCGCAGCAGGCGCCGCAGCAGAACTGGCAGCAGCCGCCCGTACAGCAGCCGCCCGTCCAGCCGCAGGTCCCGCACCAGCAGGGACCCGCCCAGGGGCACCCCGGTGGCGCCGCGGGGGCGCCGTCGCCCTACGGCGACCACCGCAGCCCGACCACCTTCTACCAGCTGGACCTCGGCCGCGTGATGCGCATCGGCCGTGCCCTCGAGAACGAGTTGGTCGTCTCCGACCTCCAGGTCTCGCGGCACCACGCCGAGTTCCACGCGACGCCCGACGGCCGCTTCGAGATCCGCGACCTCGGCTCGCACAACGGCACGTACGTCAACGGCCAGCCGATCCCCAAGGGCGGCACGGCCCTCCTCGGCCCGCAGGACATCGTCGGCGTCGGCCACTCGACCTTCCGCATCGTCGGCGGCCAGCTGGAAGAGTTCGTCGACACCGGCTCGGTCTCCTTCTCGGCCCGCCACCTCACGGTCACGGTCGACGGCGGCAAGCAGATCCTCAAGGACGTCACCTTCGGCGTCCCGGAGAAGTCGCTGATCGGCGTCATCGGCCCGTCCGGCTCCGGCAAGTCCACGCTGCTCAAGGCGCTGACCGGCTACCGCCCGGCCAACGAGGGCGACGTCCTCTACGACAACCGCAGCCTCTACAAGCAGTTCGCCGAGCTGCGCCAGCGCATCGGTCTGGTCCCGCAGGACGACATCCTGCACAAGGAGCTGACGGTCCAGAAGGCGCTGCGCTACGCGGCCAAGCTCCGCTTCCCCGGCGACACCGCCGCGGCCGAGCGCGAGGCCCGCATCGACGAGGTGCTGCGCGAGCTCAAGCTCGACATCCACAAGGAGAAGAAGGTCACCTCCCTCTCCGGTGGCCAGCGCAAGCGCGTCTCCGTCGCCCTGGAGCTCCTCACCAAGCCCTCGCTGATCTTCCTGGACGAGCCGACCTCCGGCCTCGACCCGGGCATGGACCGCGACGTCATGCAGCTGCTCCGCGGCCTCGCGGACGACGGCCGCACGGTCCTCGTCGTCACCCACTCGGTGGCCGAGCTGGGCCTCTGCGACAAGCTGCTCGTCATGGCGCCCGGCGGCTCCGTGGCGTACTTCGGCCCGCCGGAGGAGGCGCTGAACTTCTTCGGCTACTCCACCTGGGCCGACGTCTTCTCCGCCTTCGAGAACTACCGCGACTACGACTGGGCGGGCCGCTGGAAGGGCTCGCAGCACTACCAGATGTACGCCGCGGACATCGACGCCGTCGCCGCGCAGCCCGTCCAGATGCCGCAGCAGGCGATGGCCAGGCCGCCGAAGCCGCAGGGCTGGGGCTCGCAGCTGTGGACCCTGATCCGCCGCTACGTCTCCGTCATCGCCTCCGACAAGGGCTTCATGGCCCTGATGGTGATCCTGCCGGCCGTCCTCGGCGCGGTGTCCGTCGTCATCCCCGCCGACTTCGGCCTCGGCAAGCCCACGCCGCCGTCCCGGTTCAACGGCGACGCCGGCACGATCATGCTGATCCTCGCGGTCGGCATGTGCTTCTCCGGCGCGGCCAACTCCGTCCGAGAACTGATCAAGGAACGGGTCATCTACGAGCGGGAGCGCGCCGTCGGCCTGTCCCGCTCCGCGTACCTGATGTCCAAGGTCATCGTCCTCGGTGTGATCACGGCCTTCCAGGGCGTGATCATCTGCGGCATCGGCTTCTCCACGCGCGCGCTGCCCGAAGAGGGCCTGTTCATGCCGCCGGCCGTCGAGCTGTGCGTCCAGGTCATCGCGCTCGGCCTGACCTCGATGATGGTCGGCCTGGTCATCTCCGCGCTGGTGAAGACCGCCGAGAAGACCATGCCGCTGCTCGTCATGTTCGCGATCATCCAGGTCGTGTTCACCGGCATCCTCTTCCAGGTGTACGGCTCGCCCGGCCTGGAGCAGTTCGCCTGGCTCATGCCCTCCCGCTGGGGCATCGCCGGCGCCGGCACCACGCTCGACCTGGCCCACCTGATGCCGCCGTGGGACCACAAGGACCCCACGAACGTCGACTCGCTGTGGGAGCACACGGCCGGCCAGTGGAGCCTGGACCTCGGCATCCAGCTGCTCATGGCGACGGTCTGCTGCGTCCTCGTGGCGCGGCTGCTGCGCCGCCACGAGCCCGAGGTCATGCGCAAGTAA
- the serB gene encoding phosphoserine phosphatase SerB — MSASQTSDVPTLLVKIFGKDRPGITAGLFDTLAAYSVDVVDIEQVVSRGRLVLCALVTEPTVASAGELRATVHSWAESLKLQAEIISGTGDNRPRGEGRSHVTVLGHPLTAEQTAAIAARIAETGGNIDRIFRLAKYPVTAVEFAVSGCETEPLRTALATEAHSVGVDVAVVSAGLHRRAQRLVVMDVDSTLIQDEVIELFAAHAGCEDKVAEVTAAAMRGELDFEQSLHARVELLAGLDASVVDKVRAEVRLTPGARTLIRTLKRLGYQVGVVSGGFTQVTDDLKERLGLDFASANTLEIVDGKLTGRVTGEIVDRAGKARLLRRFASEAGVPLAQTVAIGDGANDLDMLNAAGLGVAFNAKPVVRQAAHTAVNVPFLDTVLYLLGITREEVEAADFGEDDLPH; from the coding sequence ATGAGCGCATCGCAGACCTCAGACGTTCCCACCCTTCTCGTCAAGATCTTCGGGAAGGACCGTCCCGGGATCACCGCGGGACTCTTCGACACCCTCGCCGCCTACTCCGTCGACGTCGTGGACATCGAGCAGGTGGTCTCCCGCGGCCGCCTCGTCCTGTGCGCGCTCGTCACCGAGCCGACCGTCGCCTCGGCGGGCGAACTCAGGGCCACCGTGCACAGCTGGGCCGAGTCGCTGAAGCTCCAGGCCGAGATCATCTCCGGCACGGGCGACAACCGTCCCCGTGGTGAGGGACGCTCGCACGTCACCGTGCTCGGCCACCCGCTCACCGCGGAGCAGACGGCGGCCATAGCGGCCAGGATCGCGGAGACCGGCGGCAACATCGACCGCATCTTCCGCCTCGCCAAGTACCCGGTGACTGCGGTGGAGTTCGCCGTCTCGGGCTGCGAGACCGAGCCGCTGCGGACCGCGCTGGCCACCGAGGCGCACAGCGTCGGCGTCGACGTGGCCGTGGTCTCCGCCGGGCTGCACCGGCGGGCCCAGCGGCTCGTCGTCATGGACGTCGACTCGACCCTGATCCAGGACGAGGTGATCGAGCTCTTCGCCGCGCACGCGGGCTGCGAGGACAAGGTCGCCGAGGTGACCGCGGCGGCGATGCGCGGTGAGCTGGACTTCGAGCAGTCGCTCCACGCGCGCGTGGAGCTGCTCGCCGGCCTCGACGCCTCGGTGGTCGACAAGGTCCGCGCCGAGGTGCGGCTGACGCCCGGCGCCCGGACCCTGATCCGTACGCTCAAGCGGCTCGGCTACCAGGTGGGTGTCGTCTCCGGCGGGTTCACGCAGGTCACCGACGATCTGAAGGAGCGGCTGGGGCTCGACTTCGCCTCGGCCAACACGCTGGAGATCGTGGACGGGAAGCTCACCGGGCGGGTCACCGGCGAGATCGTCGACCGGGCGGGCAAGGCGCGGCTGCTGCGCCGGTTCGCCTCGGAGGCGGGGGTGCCGCTGGCGCAGACGGTGGCGATCGGCGACGGGGCCAACGACCTGGACATGCTGAACGCGGCCGGGCTCGGGGTGGCGTTCAACGCGAAGCCGGTGGTGCGCCAGGCGGCCCACACGGCGGTGAACGTGCCGTTCCTGGACACCGTGCTGTACCTGCTCGGCATCACGCGCGAAGAGGTCGAGGCCGCGGACTTCGGCGAGGACGATCTGCCGCACTGA
- a CDS encoding SixA phosphatase family protein, whose amino-acid sequence MSVDTPRSIVLLRHAKADWNDESDHERPLAERGRKDAPVAGRKLADSGITFDLALCSTALRTRETWKLAVHELPVRPRTVYEERMYEASLGELIALVNETPDTVNNLLLIGHNPGMHALADALAGESEGDLLPRMNRSGFPTSAFAVLTFDGSWKSVEHGVGKLVDFWAPHA is encoded by the coding sequence ATGAGCGTCGATACACCCCGCAGCATCGTGCTCCTCCGGCACGCGAAGGCAGACTGGAACGACGAGTCCGACCACGAGCGACCCCTCGCCGAGCGAGGCCGCAAGGACGCCCCGGTGGCCGGCCGCAAGCTCGCCGACAGCGGCATCACCTTCGACCTGGCCCTCTGCTCGACCGCCCTCCGCACCCGCGAGACGTGGAAGCTGGCCGTCCACGAGCTGCCCGTGCGCCCCAGGACGGTGTACGAGGAGCGGATGTACGAGGCCTCCCTCGGCGAGCTCATCGCCCTGGTCAACGAGACCCCGGACACCGTGAACAACCTCCTGCTCATCGGCCACAACCCCGGCATGCACGCGCTCGCCGACGCCCTCGCGGGCGAGTCCGAGGGCGACCTCCTGCCCCGGATGAACCGCAGCGGCTTCCCGACCTCCGCCTTCGCCGTCCTCACCTTCGACGGCTCCTGGAAGTCCGTGGAGCACGGAGTGGGCAAGCTCGTCGACTTCTGGGCCCCGCACGCCTGA
- a CDS encoding SGM_5486 family transporter-associated protein gives MPVLEPNPQNGQKKLLLVLGAMLGITVVIAVIASFASP, from the coding sequence ATGCCAGTCCTCGAACCCAATCCCCAGAACGGCCAGAAGAAGCTGCTCCTCGTGCTCGGCGCGATGCTCGGCATCACGGTCGTCATCGCCGTCATCGCCTCCTTCGCCTCCCCCTGA
- a CDS encoding CynX/NimT family MFS transporter, whose protein sequence is MPDEPKTLDLAARPAENSAQPASARRWPLGLVAVGLVLAALNLRPAITSLGALLEEVSEDLHMSGSVAGVLTSVPPLCFAVFGITAPRLARRFGPAAVVCAGMAAIFTGLVLRPFATGTAAFLAASALALMGIAVSNVLMPVIVKRYFPDRVGSMTGLYSMALALGTSIAAAATVPMTDALGGDWRLGLGVWAVLAALAVLPWIPFLRDRGSDTALTATPEAAPQAPASQAPAPRITRSRTAWALGVFFGLQATGAYITMGWMPQIFRDAGVPATTAGVLLAVTMVMGVPLAFVIPRLATRMKNQGPIVVALGLCGLTGYTGLFLAPASGAWVWAVLLGVSNCSFPLALTMIGMRSRTGAGVVRLSAFAQSVGYLISIPGPLLVGVLYQHSGGWGLPVVLMGGLMVPQMIVGTLAGRDRTVEDEC, encoded by the coding sequence ATGCCTGACGAGCCGAAGACCCTCGACCTTGCCGCACGACCGGCGGAAAACAGCGCACAACCGGCCTCGGCACGCCGCTGGCCCCTCGGCCTCGTCGCCGTCGGACTCGTCCTGGCCGCCCTCAACCTGCGCCCCGCCATCACCAGCCTCGGCGCCCTCCTCGAAGAGGTCAGCGAAGACCTCCACATGAGCGGCAGCGTCGCCGGCGTCCTCACCTCCGTCCCCCCGCTCTGCTTCGCGGTCTTCGGCATCACCGCCCCCCGCCTCGCCCGCCGCTTCGGCCCCGCCGCCGTCGTCTGCGCGGGCATGGCCGCGATCTTCACCGGCCTCGTCCTGAGGCCCTTCGCGACCGGCACCGCCGCCTTCCTCGCCGCCAGCGCCCTCGCCCTCATGGGCATCGCCGTCAGCAACGTCCTGATGCCCGTCATCGTCAAGCGGTACTTCCCCGACCGCGTCGGCAGCATGACCGGCCTCTACTCCATGGCGCTCGCCCTCGGCACCTCCATCGCCGCGGCCGCGACCGTCCCCATGACCGACGCCCTCGGCGGCGACTGGCGCCTCGGCCTCGGCGTCTGGGCGGTCCTCGCCGCGCTCGCCGTCCTGCCCTGGATCCCGTTCCTGCGCGACCGGGGCAGCGACACGGCCCTCACGGCGACCCCGGAAGCGGCACCGCAGGCCCCGGCGTCACAGGCCCCCGCGCCGCGCATCACCCGCAGCCGCACCGCCTGGGCGCTCGGCGTCTTCTTCGGCCTCCAGGCCACCGGCGCCTACATCACCATGGGCTGGATGCCGCAGATCTTCCGCGACGCCGGCGTCCCCGCCACCACCGCGGGCGTGCTCCTCGCCGTCACCATGGTCATGGGCGTCCCGCTCGCCTTCGTCATCCCCCGCCTCGCGACCCGCATGAAGAACCAGGGCCCGATCGTCGTCGCCCTCGGCCTGTGCGGACTCACCGGCTACACCGGACTCTTCCTCGCCCCCGCCTCCGGGGCCTGGGTCTGGGCGGTGCTCCTCGGCGTCTCCAACTGCTCCTTCCCGCTCGCCCTCACGATGATCGGCATGCGCTCGCGCACCGGCGCCGGCGTCGTCCGGCTCTCCGCCTTCGCGCAGAGCGTCGGCTACCTGATCTCGATCCCCGGCCCCCTCCTCGTCGGCGTGCTCTACCAGCACAGCGGCGGCTGGGGACTGCCCGTCGTGCTCATGGGCGGACTGATGGTGCCGCAGATGATCGTCGGAACCCTGGCCGGCCGGGACCGGACGGTCGAGGACGAATGCTGA
- a CDS encoding FadR/GntR family transcriptional regulator: protein MALGHPRRTGLSDQVIAELRNQITSGEWPVGSRIPTEPELVEQLGVARNTVREAVRALAHNGLLDIRQGSGTYVVATSELAGVMHRRFAGSDPRHVAELRSTLESAAARFAAGRRTERDLKQLDALLGRREEAWESGDAERFVTADSAFHHAVVAASGNEVLTELYADLGDLLRDWLRDDVGQVLRPENHMDHARLVDAIRGGDAERAGTEAAGYAFMCLRSPVPEADPAQEASPLPEEIRERGKQEPDPPARA from the coding sequence ATGGCCCTCGGTCACCCCCGGCGCACCGGTCTCTCCGATCAGGTGATCGCCGAGCTGCGGAACCAGATCACCTCCGGCGAGTGGCCCGTGGGTTCGCGCATCCCGACCGAACCCGAACTGGTCGAGCAGCTGGGCGTCGCCCGCAACACGGTCCGCGAGGCGGTCCGCGCGCTCGCGCACAACGGCCTGCTCGACATCCGCCAGGGCTCGGGGACGTACGTCGTCGCCACCAGCGAGCTGGCGGGCGTGATGCACCGGCGCTTCGCCGGCTCCGACCCCCGGCACGTCGCCGAGCTGCGCTCGACCCTCGAGTCCGCCGCGGCCCGGTTCGCGGCCGGGCGGCGCACCGAGCGGGACCTGAAGCAGCTGGACGCCCTGCTCGGGCGCCGCGAGGAGGCGTGGGAGTCCGGGGACGCGGAGCGGTTCGTGACGGCCGACTCGGCCTTCCACCACGCGGTCGTCGCCGCCTCGGGCAACGAGGTGCTGACGGAGCTCTACGCGGACCTGGGCGATCTGCTGCGGGACTGGCTGCGCGACGACGTGGGGCAGGTGCTGCGGCCGGAGAACCACATGGACCACGCGCGCCTGGTGGACGCGATCCGCGGGGGCGATGCCGAGCGGGCCGGCACGGAGGCGGCCGGCTACGCCTTCATGTGCCTCAGGAGCCCCGTACCGGAAGCGGACCCGGCGCAGGAAGCGAGTCCCCTACCGGAGGAGATCCGGGAGCGGGGGAAGCAGGAGCCGGATCCGCCGGCTCGTGCGTGA